The following are from one region of the Macrobrachium nipponense isolate FS-2020 chromosome 21, ASM1510439v2, whole genome shotgun sequence genome:
- the LOC135197500 gene encoding pre-mRNA-splicing factor 38B-like yields the protein MKRFREASRELKGFREALGELKGFREVLGKTEKIQRSPRRTTRIQKSTKRTGRIQRSPRRTGRIQRSLRTTKRIQRSPRRTERIQRSPKRTERIQRSSRRTKRIQRRFRKTEKIETSLRTTERIQRSPKITERIQRGLKTTERIQRSPRRTESIQRSLRRTERIQRSPRRTERIQRSLRRTERIQRNPRRTERIQRSLRTTERIQRSPRRTERIHKSLRTTERIQRSLRRTERIQKILRTTERIQRSPRRTESIQKSPRRNERIQRSPRRTERIQRSQRRNERIQTSPQENCKESEKPSGEIKRIERSPQWKLKGIR from the coding sequence ATgaaaagattcagagaagcctcaagagaactgaaaggattccgagaagccctaggagaactgaaaggattcagagaagtcttaggaaaaactgaaaagattcagagaagccccaggagaactacAAGGATTCAGAAAAGCACCAAGAGAACTGGAAGGATTCAGAGGAGCCCCAGGAGAACtggaaggattcagagaagcctcaggacaACTAAAAGGATTCAAAGAAGCCCcagaagaactgaaaggattcagagaagccccaagagaactgaaaggattcagagaagctccaggagaactaaaaggattcagagaagattcaggAAAACTGAAAAGATTGAGACAAGTCTCCGGACAactgaaagaattcagagaagccccaagaTAACTGAAAGGATTCAAAGAGGCCTCAAGACAactgaaagaattcagagaagccccaggagaactgaaagtatccagagaagcctcaggagaactgaaagaattcagagaagccccaggcgAACTGAAAGAAtccagagaagcctcaggagaactgaaaggattcagagaaaccccaggagaactgaaaggattcagagaagcctaaggacaactgaaaggattcagagaagccccaggagaactgaaaggattcacaAAAGCCTCAGgacaactgaaaggattcagagaagcctcaggagaactgaaaggattcagaaaaTCCTTAGgacaactgaaaggattcagagaagccctagAAGAACTGAAAGTATTCAGAAAAGCCCCAGGAGaaatgaaaggattcagagaagccccaggagaactgaaagaattcagagaagccaaaggagaaatgaaagaatTCAGACAAGCCCTCAGGAGAACTGCAAGGAATCAGAGAAGCCCTCAGGGGAAATTAAAAGGATTGAGAGAAGCCCTCAGT